One genomic segment of uncultured Desulfobacter sp. includes these proteins:
- the pspC gene encoding envelope stress response membrane protein PspC, whose amino-acid sequence MRYHKNRYHRAGAGMRGRTRDGGLRQKMDRLTASEGFYRSRRGIIFGVCRGLAEHFNFSVFWTRVIVLVLFLFTGFWPVGVLYFVAGLLLNPEPVIPLENERDEEFYQSYTRSRSSAIQRIKRKFDNIDRRVQRMEDTVTSKEFDFK is encoded by the coding sequence ATGAGATACCATAAAAACCGTTATCACCGTGCAGGTGCCGGCATGCGGGGGCGGACAAGAGATGGCGGACTCCGTCAGAAAATGGACCGCCTGACCGCATCCGAAGGCTTTTACCGCTCCAGGAGAGGCATTATCTTCGGCGTTTGCCGGGGCTTGGCAGAACATTTCAACTTTTCGGTATTCTGGACCCGGGTTATCGTACTTGTCCTGTTTTTATTCACCGGTTTCTGGCCGGTCGGTGTCCTATATTTTGTTGCAGGACTTCTGCTTAACCCTGAGCCTGTTATTCCGTTGGAAAATGAACGAGACGAAGAATTTTATCAGTCCTATACCCGTTCAAGATCCTCGGCCATCCAGCGGATTAAAAGAAAATTTGACAATATTGACCGCCGGGTTCAGCGCATGGAAGATACGGTCACGTCAAAAGAGTTTGATTTTAAATAA
- a CDS encoding phage-shock protein, producing MSSIFIAIINVGGSILALVILGIIIIGIIRAAKTGNFSKNEKDSQAEETRMIQDIYNALPKMEERIEALETILIERGHQNR from the coding sequence ATGAGCAGCATATTCATTGCAATCATCAATGTCGGCGGGTCAATACTTGCCTTGGTCATTCTGGGAATAATCATCATCGGCATTATCCGGGCAGCCAAAACCGGAAATTTTTCAAAGAATGAGAAAGACTCCCAGGCCGAAGAGACAAGAATGATACAGGACATTTACAATGCCCTGCCAAAAATGGAGGAACGGATTGAAGCCCTTGAAACCATACTTATCGAACGTGGGCACCAAAACCGTTAA
- the pspA gene encoding phage shock protein PspA, which yields MGIFTRFRDIVSSNINAMLDKAEDPEKMIKLMIREMEDTLIELKSSCAATIANHKKVERLGQEAREKEAFWNEKAELAVTKGRDDLARQALMEKRRFSQRLEVVETELVDLSGIVDQYKNDITELENKLKSAREKQRMLVQRHIRAQHKKRARQEIRRADSTEVIKKFEEMENHIERMEAEADLVDFGRRSSLETAFDDLAADEEIENELNALKSSQSGAINDTKS from the coding sequence ATGGGTATTTTTACACGATTCAGAGATATTGTATCTTCAAACATTAACGCCATGCTGGACAAAGCCGAAGATCCTGAAAAGATGATCAAACTCATGATCCGGGAAATGGAAGACACCCTGATTGAGCTTAAATCATCCTGTGCAGCGACCATTGCCAATCATAAAAAAGTGGAACGTTTAGGGCAGGAAGCCCGGGAAAAAGAGGCGTTCTGGAACGAAAAAGCAGAACTGGCAGTAACCAAGGGACGCGATGACCTGGCTCGCCAGGCCCTGATGGAAAAACGCAGATTCAGCCAGCGACTGGAAGTGGTGGAAACAGAACTCGTTGACCTTTCAGGCATAGTGGATCAGTACAAAAACGATATCACGGAACTTGAAAACAAGCTGAAATCCGCCCGGGAAAAACAGCGCATGCTGGTCCAGCGACATATCCGGGCCCAGCATAAGAAAAGGGCCAGACAGGAAATCCGCAGGGCAGACTCCACCGAAGTCATTAAGAAATTTGAAGAAATGGAAAATCATATTGAGCGTATGGAAGCCGAAGCTGACCTGGTTGATTTTGGCAGACGCTCCAGCCTTGAAACCGCTTTTGATGACCTGGCGGCAGACGAGGAGATCGAAAATGAACTCAATGCATTGAAATCCTCCCAATCCGGTGCAATTAATGATACAAAATCCTGA
- the pspF gene encoding phage shock protein operon transcriptional activator gives MSEALGQSETFLNFQEQISRVAPIERPVLILGERGTGKELAAARLHFLSRRWQKPFVTLNCAALSATLIESELFGYEKGAFTGAGTRRIGRFEQADGGTLFLDEIGNIPMEVQEKILRVVEYGRFERVGAVNPVHTDVRIVGAANVDLAQMARLGHFKQDLLDRLSFEVIYVPPLRVRTGDIMLLANHFAGRMAFELGFDQVPEFGRKAVQSLESHAWPGNIRELKNVVERAVYKTNGPVITRIDFSPFVSPYGPLPGPGTPSVGQAESRAADLSADKKLIRDTQKALGPDEDAALPLAELTILPLKKAVLALERFRLSQALTAARFNQKQAAANLGLSYDQFRGLKKKHGM, from the coding sequence ATGTCCGAAGCTCTGGGCCAGTCCGAGACGTTTTTAAATTTCCAGGAACAGATCTCCCGGGTTGCGCCCATTGAGCGACCTGTACTGATTTTAGGAGAGCGCGGCACGGGCAAGGAACTGGCTGCCGCACGGCTTCATTTTTTATCCCGGCGCTGGCAAAAACCTTTTGTTACGCTGAACTGCGCTGCCTTAAGTGCCACCTTGATCGAATCCGAGCTTTTCGGATATGAAAAAGGTGCATTTACCGGGGCTGGTACCCGTCGGATCGGGCGGTTTGAACAGGCCGACGGCGGCACTCTGTTTCTGGATGAAATCGGAAATATCCCCATGGAAGTCCAAGAAAAGATTCTTCGGGTGGTGGAATACGGCCGCTTTGAGCGGGTGGGGGCTGTTAATCCTGTCCACACCGATGTTCGCATTGTGGGGGCGGCTAATGTGGATTTGGCACAGATGGCCCGGCTTGGCCATTTTAAGCAGGATCTTCTGGACCGTCTCTCTTTTGAGGTGATTTATGTTCCTCCATTGCGGGTGCGCACAGGGGATATCATGCTGCTTGCCAATCATTTTGCCGGACGCATGGCCTTTGAACTGGGGTTTGACCAAGTGCCGGAATTTGGGAGAAAAGCGGTCCAGAGTCTTGAGTCCCATGCGTGGCCCGGTAATATCCGGGAATTGAAAAATGTGGTGGAACGCGCTGTATATAAAACAAACGGCCCGGTCATTACCCGGATTGATTTTTCACCGTTTGTATCGCCATACGGACCCCTGCCCGGGCCTGGGACGCCGTCAGTGGGACAAGCTGAAAGCCGGGCAGCCGATTTATCTGCTGATAAAAAGTTAATTCGAGATACACAAAAGGCATTGGGTCCCGATGAAGATGCCGCTTTGCCACTGGCGGAACTGACTATCCTGCCGTTGAAGAAGGCTGTGCTTGCCCTTGAACGCTTCCGCTTATCCCAGGCCTTGACCGCAGCCCGGTTCAATCAGAAACAGGCCGCAGCAAATCTTGGATTATCCTATGACCAGTTCCGGGGCCTGAAAAAAAAGCATGGGATGTGA
- a CDS encoding substrate-binding domain-containing protein, which produces MKKEREWLILITMALLMMIPMLAASPARAGGVKVITSSSTPVDSIDQADVKKIFLGKTKSWPDGNPVEFVVLKSGDVHKNFLKSYVKKSASQFKTYWKKQVFTGKGKNPTSFGSENELLAYVTGKTGVIGYVSAETDTPGAKILSEQ; this is translated from the coding sequence ATGAAAAAAGAACGTGAATGGTTGATCCTCATCACCATGGCGCTGCTCATGATGATCCCCATGTTAGCAGCGTCCCCAGCCCGGGCCGGCGGTGTAAAGGTCATTACCAGTTCAAGTACGCCTGTGGATTCCATTGACCAGGCCGATGTGAAAAAAATTTTCCTGGGTAAAACCAAATCCTGGCCCGATGGAAATCCAGTTGAATTTGTTGTGCTTAAATCCGGTGACGTCCACAAAAATTTCCTTAAATCCTACGTCAAAAAGAGCGCATCCCAGTTTAAAACCTACTGGAAAAAACAGGTGTTTACAGGTAAGGGAAAAAACCCCACAAGTTTTGGTTCTGAAAACGAACTGCTGGCCTATGTGACTGGGAAAACCGGGGTAATCGGATATGTTTCCGCCGAAACAGACACGCCCGGTGCAAAAATCTTAAGTGAACAATAA